One Cellulomonas taurus genomic region harbors:
- a CDS encoding alpha/beta hydrolase, with amino-acid sequence MTLDWRPDPLGPGWESAELPVSVHDPSLVATLVRHGAQTAGPAMLHLHGFNDYFFQTHLADAAREAGLAFYALDLRRCGRSWRPGQLPHTVADLAEYRVDLALAARWLRALDHDRLVLHAHSTGGLTAALWAASPAGREAVDALVLNSPWFDLNARWFQRVVSTWVLDTLGPLDPDRVIADGPSAYSYHLHRAHGGRWDYDLTMKPADGFPVRAGWLRAVRRGQARLARGLGIDAPVLVATAAESGPNRLDNPLLDAQDTVLDVRQIWARSRQLGPDVTELRVPGAIHDLTLSADRPRAVYLDGMLAWVRRTLADRAA; translated from the coding sequence ATGACGCTCGACTGGCGGCCCGATCCGCTCGGCCCGGGCTGGGAGTCGGCGGAGCTGCCGGTGTCCGTGCACGACCCCTCGTTGGTCGCCACCCTGGTCCGGCACGGTGCGCAGACGGCCGGTCCCGCGATGCTGCACCTGCACGGCTTCAACGACTACTTCTTCCAGACCCACCTGGCCGACGCCGCCCGGGAGGCGGGGCTGGCGTTCTACGCCCTCGATCTGCGCCGGTGCGGGAGGTCGTGGCGGCCCGGGCAACTGCCGCACACCGTGGCCGACCTGGCCGAGTACCGGGTGGACCTGGCGCTGGCCGCCCGGTGGCTGCGGGCCCTCGACCACGACCGGCTGGTGCTGCACGCCCACTCGACCGGCGGCCTGACGGCGGCGCTGTGGGCGGCCAGTCCGGCGGGGCGGGAGGCGGTGGACGCGCTCGTGCTGAACAGTCCGTGGTTCGACCTGAACGCGCGCTGGTTCCAGCGGGTGGTGTCGACCTGGGTGCTGGACACCCTGGGGCCGCTGGACCCGGACCGGGTGATCGCCGACGGGCCCTCCGCGTACTCGTACCACCTGCACCGTGCGCATGGCGGGCGCTGGGACTACGACCTGACGATGAAGCCCGCCGACGGGTTCCCGGTGCGTGCCGGGTGGCTGCGGGCCGTGCGTCGTGGTCAGGCCCGGTTGGCGCGCGGGCTGGGCATCGACGCGCCGGTCCTGGTCGCCACCGCGGCGGAATCCGGTCCGAACCGGCTGGACAATCCGCTGCTGGACGCGCAGGACACGGTGCTGGACGTGCGGCAGATCTGGGCCCGATCACGACAGCTCGGACCCGACGTCACCGAGCTGCGAGTGCCCGGGGCGATCCACGACCTCACCCTGTCCGCCGACCGGCCCCGCGCGGTGTACCTCGACGGCATGCTCGCGTGGGTGCGCCGGACGCTGGCCGACCGAGCCGCCTGA